Proteins from a genomic interval of Candidatus Neomarinimicrobiota bacterium:
- a CDS encoding zinc ribbon domain-containing protein translates to MTFLIMGMLVAFIIYILLRPVLSEKYKVDYRRSDEAIAIAELERKKSGLIREIKDIELDHQMDKIDDADFEELTNSYRSKAMAVMEELDSIKGVSEKKEYSVSSEYNVPEKEQSGFCKECGNPLFSDASFCGVCGNQV, encoded by the coding sequence TTGACATTTCTGATTATGGGAATGCTGGTAGCGTTCATTATCTATATATTGCTTCGTCCTGTCCTGAGCGAAAAGTATAAGGTAGACTACAGAAGAAGCGATGAAGCTATCGCAATTGCGGAGCTGGAAAGAAAGAAGTCCGGTCTTATCAGGGAAATAAAGGATATAGAGCTCGATCATCAAATGGATAAAATTGATGACGCTGATTTTGAGGAACTTACAAACTCATATCGATCTAAAGCTATGGCGGTGATGGAAGAGCTGGATTCTATAAAAGGCGTCAGCGAGAAAAAGGAATATTCGGTCAGTTCCGAATACAACGTTCCCGAAAAAGAGCAATCAGGTTTTTGCAAGGAATGTGGTAATCCGCTATTCAGTGACGCTTCATTTTGTGGAGTTTGTGGAAACCAAGTTTAA
- a CDS encoding HAD hydrolase-like protein has protein sequence MSDSPKALFLFDIDGTLISTGKTARNIFIEIVRELTGKEVTLEVRQVAGFTDPKILENMLQRAGLNDIEIPNAMEKFFPVYYERLEKEYHSAEDKILFSDISESLPELYEVDNIYLGLVTGNMERSAMIKLSPFGLEKYFDLGAYASDEADRNELPPIAVARAETLWKKKFGMDEVFVVGDTIFDVECALHNGFRAIGIARNDGEKEMEQLKNAGASWVYTSLPDVPQLKAIANLN, from the coding sequence TTGTCGGATAGTCCCAAAGCTTTATTCCTGTTTGATATTGACGGTACTCTGATTTCTACCGGAAAAACCGCCCGAAATATATTCATTGAAATCGTTAGGGAGCTTACCGGTAAAGAAGTGACATTGGAAGTTCGCCAGGTAGCCGGATTTACAGACCCTAAAATCCTCGAAAATATGCTGCAGCGTGCGGGATTGAATGACATTGAAATACCTAATGCTATGGAAAAATTCTTTCCTGTTTATTACGAACGACTGGAAAAAGAATATCATTCCGCGGAAGATAAAATCCTATTCAGCGACATTTCTGAATCCCTTCCGGAATTGTACGAAGTGGACAATATTTATCTGGGATTAGTTACCGGAAATATGGAACGCTCGGCAATGATAAAATTGTCTCCTTTCGGATTAGAAAAATATTTTGACTTGGGCGCTTACGCAAGTGACGAAGCAGACAGGAATGAATTACCTCCTATAGCTGTGGCGCGCGCGGAAACGCTATGGAAAAAGAAATTCGGGATGGATGAAGTATTTGTTGTGGGCGACACTATCTTCGATGTTGAATGCGCTCTACACAATGGATTCAGGGCGATAGGCATAGCCCGTAATGACGGCGAGAAAGAGATGGAGCAGTTAAAAAACGCCGGCGCATCATGGGTATATACATCGCTTCCGGACGTACCGCAACTTAAGGCTATTGCAAATTTAAATTAA